The following proteins come from a genomic window of Gopherus flavomarginatus isolate rGopFla2 chromosome 22, rGopFla2.mat.asm, whole genome shotgun sequence:
- the LOC127038979 gene encoding trophoblast glycoprotein-like, giving the protein MLDSSGPPLSAGMLEMSLQQPPLASLGSWGLLLLSLLLAPLACQACPAPCECSEPARTVKCVLKELSAVPAEIPGYTRNLFITSNQIARISSQDFQGLPNLVTLSLANNRISAVESHAFSALPSLRFLDLSNNRLVTIHPDAFNSRNNSIRELNLSRSFYNSSTIRPVAAAIIQGGFRSLSKLELTNNEIVYLPLAMFSSLRSLRHLDLRNNSLVDIKNSTFAGLDLEHLDLTLNALKTLRIEALAELGRQLRLRLFLRENPFVCNCDIEDLVSWLNQSQQVADVEKLACVFPRHLQNTSLMDLAGAELGCHSSQHSKNTLQTSYVFLGVVLGIIGVVFLFVLYLNRRGIKTWVNSTRDACRNFMEEYRYRYEIDSDPHVTQVSTLDI; this is encoded by the exons ATGCTGGACTCTAGTGGCCCCCCTTTGTCTGCAGGCATGTTGGAAATGTCCCTCCAGCAGCCCCCccttgccagtctggggtcctggggGCTCCTGCTCCTGAGCCTTCTCCTTGCCCCGCTTGCCTGCCAGGCGTGCCCAGCCCCCTGCGAGTGTTCGGAACCAGCCCGGACTGTCAAGTGTGTCCTGAAGGAGCTGAGCGCTGTTCCGGCTGAGATCCCTGGGTACACCCGCAACCTCTTCATCACCAGCAACCAGATCGCTCGCATCAGCAGCCAGGACTTCCAGGGGCTGCCCAACCTGGTCACCCTCTCCCTGGCCAACAACAG gATCAGCGCTGTGGAGTCACACGCCTTCTCTGCCCTCCCCAGCCTACGTTTCCTGGACTTGAGCAATAACCGCTTGGTTACCATCCACCCCGACGCTTTCAACTCCAGGAACAACTCCATCCGGGAGCTGAACCTGAGCCGCTCATTCTACAACTCCTCCACCATCCGGCCCGTGGCAGCTGCCATAATCCAGGGCGGCTTCCGGAGCCTCTCCAAGCTGGAGCTGACCAACAATGAGATAGTCTACCTTCCGCTGGCCATGTTCTCCAGCCTCCGGAGCCTCCGGCACCTGGACTTGAGGAACAACTCCCTGGTGGACATCAAGAACTCCACCTTTGCTGGCCTCGACCTCGAGCACCTCGACTTAACCTTGAACGCCCTCAAGACCCTGCGGATTGAggcactggctgagctggggaggcagCTGCGCCTTCGCCTCTTCCTGAGGGAGAATCCTTTCGTGTGCAACTGTGACATTGAGGACCTGGTGAGCTGGCTGAATCAGAGCCAGCAGGTGGCCGACGTGGAGAAACTGGCCTGCGTCTTCCCCCGGCACCTCCAAAACACATCCCTGATGGACCTGgccggggcagagctgggctgtcaCTCCAGCCAGCACAGCAAGAACACTCTGCAGACCTCCTACGTCTTCCTGGGCGTTGTTTTGGGCATCATTGGTGTGGTCTTCCTCTTCGTGCTCTACCTGAACCGCAGGGGCATCAAGACGTGGGTGAACAGCACGCGGGACGCCTGCCGCAACTTCATGGAGGAGTATCGCTATCGTTACGAGATCGACTCCGACCCCCACGTCACCCAGGTCTCCACCTTGGACATATGA